The Maniola jurtina chromosome 20, ilManJurt1.1, whole genome shotgun sequence genome includes the window TTTTTAAGTTAACgccttataattatttaaattaggtCGTAAAATTAATAAGGTATCTATTACGGGGACGCATGTGAATTAAGTGTCACATTACATAGTGGGATGATGAAAGGTAAGCACCGAAGTGTTTTGGTGTATCTAGTGGGTAACTGTAACATGTGAACAGTTCAAAATAAGCTTTATTCTAATAGACTTACAAACTATATTGAATCGTTAAGACAAAGGGCAATAAATCTAACGAAAGTTTGAAATGTTTCTATTAAAAAGAAATCGGTATTAAACTCGATAGGAAGTAGATAGTaggttgtaaaaaaaaaatcgtctattcaataaaataatttccgTTTATAGGTAAAGGAATATACAACAGGAGTGCAAtagactaattttatttaagtagtttttgttttttttttaattatctagCAAATAAACCTAGCTTTCTTTTAGTCccattaagtaattatttaatactataAGGGCTTCAAGTAATATTGTTACTCGAACTTAGAACTTTAAGGAATCAATATGATTTTTCATAAAGACTTACAAATTACCTAGACATACCCGCGTAACTTGTAGGCATTCCTGTCAATGAGATTAACATGACCTAAATATTTACGAGGCCGTAACTAAAGAAGTATGAGTTGTGATCTTAAGGCTGTTTTATGCCAAAGCCCAGGAGGTAATTCTAACTTTTAAGGCCAGAGGATCACATTCACAGTGCTACATTGAAACATGGCAAgctgaaataatttaaattgtatCTACCTAACTAGTGCTGGCAACACCAACAAACTTAATCTGTAACCGTAAaacattcagtcagtcagtcaatcttTTTTCACTCTCTCACATTCGAACTGCCACAGGATCTACCTACCCGGACTGTACATCGCTTtccattaaataataataaataataattagtaaagaACATAGTGTGTGccacaaataatattatagtgtttcCTTGATAACACCCAAATAGCACCGATTCGAACCAGCACAGTCTCCATCAtatggtccttcgagccggatctGAACCAGTGCATTCTTCATCGCCTAGCATAAATGATAAATCGATCATTGGCAAAATATTTTGCCGTAATATTCATTCTTATACAGCACGATGTTTATCCGCTTAAAAAATATCGCATAAGCTGCAAAATAAATGATTCGATTTGTAGAATGCTGCATTGTTGCATGTACGCAAGTAGGTTctatttacacgactgcccaaaaaaaggaatgtaatgctttcagggttcatgtatctTGTCAGAGTGAACTACCCTGTCAAGTCAACTACCGTGTTGACGACAGCTATGCCTACCAAAACGTTGATACGTAGGTACTTccacgtcactggcaggcgtcaaatataCTACCTATCTCTATACCTCAAATGTTCCCATTTGCTTAttgatcaaaccgagagttccctcactctagttcactctgttgtggaagtaagtacctaggtacctaagtaagtaggtacttactaaagtTACCTCCTCGAAGAACATTTGAAACTTATCTAGGTAATTTAGATGAAACCagcgaaaattgtacgtctatggATGAAACAACAATGACTTTCAGTGGGGAGAGAGGGGTGAGACGGTAGacccataataattattttaatgagtaAGTGTATGGTATGTACGACGTACCTGCCTAGGTATCTAATACCGATACATATTATACGGAAATAAAGGCTTTTTTTATGCGTGTATTCAAGCGTAAATACGCTTACTTAttagttgtgtgtgtgtgtgtgtactttatgtaggtaggtattcgacACCTTATTTCACCAAGTTACACGTAATGCAGTCCTTAATCTTATACGCAATTAAAATTGAATATCGTAGACATGCTCCAAGTTAAGACAGCAAACTATTTCTTACTGGtgttttattacctacctaaagcTACTAGTTTAGCAGTTTTATGTTCACTCTAATTCGTGTTATTAAGTCATTAActtatattaaaacaaaaattcgtttGGTTGAAAtgcttttagtaggtacctaccgccTTATAAGAAACAAAGGCGGCTTTTTGTTCGTTTTACACGTCGAACACCGCAATTAAATCTATATTTATGCCATTTATGTCGGGCGGCTCTCGAGCATCGCCTTATCGGCTCCCTTGTCGTCTAAATGGGAAGGCAAACAGCCCACCGCTTGTTGACACGGCGCGATTCGTTCGACCGCTTTATAAATATTTCGAGCGGCGGCCAGCAGACCATTATCCCATTAGGGAAGGCATTACTCACTCTCGATGTGAAGCTATTAGCTCGCCGCTCGCAGCACGTCGCTTACGGTTTACTACTCACTAATATCGCCTTTAGCGTAACTGCGAGATAAATTACTATCTAAAAAGGTATCACTGAAATAAAATCCATAATAGCTTTCGGAAAGCGGTGCATAACCTCCCCGCCCTCCCCTGCACCGCAGGCCCACATGCACCGGTTGCGTGCGACGTCCGTCTGCCACTCTTCGCTCGTCTCGGACTCTGTCCATTTTACAGCTTAACCGATATACAAAGAGCGCTCACCTCGACTGGCACCGGTCTCCACGCCGCCAAAACAATCCACGGCTTTGTTTCAACATGCGATCGATACTTCCGACCGCCGTAAAAGCAAAGCAATTTACTTTTTATCACAATCCAGCACATAAACGAACACGGCCGACTAGTTTCACTATATTGTCGCTTCAAACTCCACATACACACGTACAGTACACCGCACTATCGACGGCCGATCCTCGGGGCCATGTAATCAAAGCCATACTAGGTATAAACAAATAACACTGGTGTGGTGATTTCACGGTGGAAACACTAGTTCAGCGTATCGCACGTCAGCGCCGCGTCGAGTCGGCGGACGACCGCCGAACTTGCTTCAACAGAGCAACGCTACGTGTCGTGTCCCCGGCCGCGAGGCTTGCACGCTGCGAGTGCGAGTGAGATGTCGCATTCTACATACTCGACGTTGAAAAGGGATGACAGAAGTTTTACGACCAGCACAAAAATGGAAGGGCTCATTACTGATTTTGACCGGAGACTTCCTCTGTTGCAGATTTTATTCACGAAATGACATTAGTGGTAGTAATAACAAGCGATCTGTCTCCGCTGCTACAAAGACTGTCCATTCTTCGTTCAATACCTACTTCTAGGACCATTATCACATTATCTTAGGTAGGTAGCCAATAATAATTAGGTGCACAAGGTTATTGACCTTCATATCGGGAGTTGTTCTCGCGTTTAagaattttaagtaggtacgtacttatcTCAAAAAAAGCCGCTGATAGCCTAATAGTTAAGACGGACGGCCTCCTAATCGGGGAATCCGGGGTCCGACCTCGGGCACGCCAGTATCACTTGCTACCACACTATCCACTCATGCATGTGCTCTAGCGgtgtaggaaaacatcgtgaggaagcctgcataAGAAATCGCATtatctcaaagatgtgtgaagtctgccaatccgcacttggccagcgtggtaaaaGATAGCCAaacccttgtcattctgagagaagacccgtgctcagtagtgagccggcgacagTGGGTTGATTCAACGTAGTACCTATCTCAATCTAAACCAGATTAATTTCCACAgaagtttttttacgtttttttaattttcaactatAGCCGGCACAGTTATCGTTAACcggcacagaataatataattactatacGTATCCGGGACCGGACGAATTATAATaatgctaaaataaatattataaaaaaaacaacctCAGCCTTATTCTCTTATTTAATTTATGAtcaattcaaataataaattgtacaaAAAGACATGAATACAtcaataatagaaataataaataattttgcttTGCGATGCCGAATACTTAGTTGGACATTATTCTTAATGAAcatactatactataatattccTAGTGTATAGGTGTTAATAGGATTGGTCGCGCCAGACGCGACAGTATTCGGAGGTAGGTGGCTCAGAATAAGAACAGCTGTATAATAGTGGAAAAATAACTAGTCCAATTTGAAATTGCAAGGCAACATGGCGGTTTACCCAGGTCATAGACTAAGGCCCAATTTCACCAAATAATCCTAAACAAGGCGTTAGCTTACGCTCAAAAATAACAGCGCTGTTGCAATTTCAAATTGGTCTACTCGTTTTGCGATCACTTTATTGTACAAAAGCAGAATCGCAATGCcctttttatctttatttatttaggggGGGAAAGGAGGCTATGCGATTCTACCCTTGAAAAGttgaaataatatacctagtaggACATCTTCAAACGTTGAAGTTGTAAGatttttccaagttagcctagatttttttaaattactattctaTATTTATCTTATTCTTTAGTTCTATTTGGAAATGTCGCAACCACTGACCTATACTaaacaagtacgctggacctgcgattgcatACGTGTTTTTCAAGCAACtggattttcgccattttggcactGATAACAGCAGTGAGAATCATATGAGCGTAATCGGAATTAAATGtttaaatgttagtgatgagacatctgtcaacatagtatcttcttctctctgggctgatttccgcacttaaacgtttccgtctgatGTGCATAAACATACAAGATAGTGTCAACACGATGACTATTTCATacgtcaattttaattcccggtacgcttGGTGGAGCGCTTTGAATTGAcgcaaaaaataactgtcattttgtatggcacacctttTCCAGTGTACTTGTCCATTTCCGTGCAAGTAAAGTAACATATctttagtacctactatacaatTACACAATATATTCTAtttcttactaataaataaattagagaaaaaaattacttacatagTTAGGCACgcacaaattaaaaaacttgAAGACAATTTTTCACACACAATTCAAAACTTTCATTCTAAATAtgttaagaaataaataagtcatattttttaaagatcctttgAAGCTTTTTCTATAGTACAGCATCAATCACTTCTGATTAGCTAAAATAAAATTCTCTGGCTGAAATACCTACTCAGTTGCAGTCAGAACATTATTTTTACCAATCATAATGATAGCGATTGTAGCAATGTGATAATAATCACAATTTGACCTTGGCGCTttgggagatcccgggttcaATACTTGACACGGGCAATGgggcactttttaatttttaaattgttgctGTCGTGCCAAGCGATTTTAGGCTTCCATACGATGCCTCGTAAAAACCGATAAGAGGtttggatttaataaaactaccaaCGCTTTCATctgagactgcatcatcacttaccaccaggtgagatcgtaggctaatttgtaacaaaataaaaaaattatgctcaggTGGGCATGTAATAAAATTGATACTTTATGATGACAAGGCCTATATACTAACAAATTCATAAGATTGTTTCCTTGAAAGAAATGgaaagaaaattcatttttaaaaccGGTGATTCGGTTTCGATATTATTCCATATAATATagtcaaacaaaacaaacacacttagATTCTTATTTGTTTCCGCAaacagctttttttttaaagtggcgttatctcataaaaaaatatatttaaattggtATTTATGTTAATGACAGGAGTTGTTGTTTCATATTTCATTTGCTTTCCTACATATGTAACACAAACAACATAGGTGTGtgatgtataataatattatttatttcatttattccaTATTTACAATTCAAACAGTACAAATAGAAACTGAAGCAATAAAATCACTTGTGACAAAAAATTCACGAAAAATGCATTACATAATAATTGtcactacataattttgattttattacaaTACTCCTAAAATGAGGGTAGATGGGTATataaggatttttaataatagtCGTTCGAGTCACTGAATGACGTGTACGTAACTCCATAGACGTCGATGTACGTTGTGTACAAGATTCGTGCGTGCATGTGTGGATTCACCTTTAGGAACAAATGTATGAAGAACGTCATTTGACCCCGAATGCGCAGAACTCATTTTTTAGTATTTGGGGGCACGTAATCACATCACATTATACCTCCCGCATTGGTTTCTGCGCGTCTTTGTATAGTCTACCGCGCACACATATAAATCCTTTCTAAGGGCGCAAGCGCAATCATTTCCCGTGTTTTCACCTATGCCTCTAGAGCCGTACCGGTGTCTGTCATTATAGTTGTTCTTTTTCACGATGACCGCTTAGCCTTGCTTGTAGTAGTGAATGTACCGACAATCGTTAACCGCGTCGCGGTCTAAAGTGAGCGCCACGCACACTGTAACAATGtagacgtgtgtatgtgtgatagccaaacggtcttcgtgaaatagaacatctgtacttatttattattaatttagtagAAGCTAATTTTGTCATATTTCCAACGTAGTAACGTCACCTGAGTTTCCGCAATAAAATAACGCGAGCCGAACGCAACGTATGCGTGCCTCTAATTTAATGTGTAGGTCAGATCGAATGATTGTCACTGTTCTTTTAGATTCGCTCCTTTATTGACTACGAATTACAATATCTTTCTTTAAACTCTTATACAATGATGATattaaagcttaatttgctataatccgccaaaccaacgaaatctgtatggtacgcagcaccccacaaattccaacaccactagacgcgcgtttcgccccgacaccggagcatcctcaggagatgtagacctcacaATGTCAAATTGCAAAAGTCAAGTATCCAATGACGGTTTTTTTGGAACCATAACGCACACTAACACAGCAATACAATTCTTCTTCTTACAATTCATTTTTCTTGGTGAATCTGATAATGTCTTCTGATATACAAGGAtatccttgtatatcatggacttccgcaaaataacgcctgcttctataatacatttaaatGTCTTCTGATGCTGCTGACTGACTCGGCATGCTGACGTCATTCGGTTTTAGGCATTGAAAGTGCGTTGCGTTCGTCGCATGCAGCTGTAATCCGCGATCATTTTTATAAATCCAAGCTTTGAAGGTTGCTTAGGGTTGCAGAAGTGGTACTTCGGGATAGGAGGGCTCCTGTTCGTCTTCAGAAGAATGGCCGCTGGCATAGGAGGGGCGGCCACTCTTCTCCCTCAGTCAGTACCTGGACAGCAAAATCACTTTTTACTATGAGCTAGCTGCTAGAGatacttcaaagttcaaacagtTAGTCGACGGAGACCACTATAGACAGATAAATCATGTTGAGTAATAACCATAAGAGCATTATGGAGGAGAGATTATATAAACTggcagattttatttttaaatatcattttactagatgatgcccgcgatttgcTCTGCATCCGTTtccgtttttaaaaaaatccatagGAAAAAAAGCAGTCTTCCAGCAAAATAGTAGCCCtgcgagctatctctgtatcaaatagatgatGTCTGCGATTTACTCAAAGTgggtttagttttttaaaaatgctgtgggaactctttgattttcaggaacAAAAATATCCTATATTCTTTGTCAGACTGCAAGTTATCTCTGCGCCAAATGTCAAAACTGATGATGAActgatgggccatgaaaagctaacaCACAGACagcaaattcaaaaaaataaaataaaagtaactatAAGCTGTGTCTTggacgatggtacggaacccttagtgtgcgggttcgattcacacttgaccggtttttcccttttcatttatcaaataaaaatgcAGTTAGTAAGCATATGAATCTGTATTAAACGTTCTAAGTCGCATCACTGTCGCCGGGGTCAGGTTACCTCCTGTACGAGTCGTCGCGGTCCGCGTCGGCGTAGGGCGCCCAGTGCGACGACACGGGCTCGTCTTCCCGCTCCGTGTTGTTGCTGGTGCCTGCCACAAACAATTACTTCGTCAACAATCccttcgccggctcactactgggAGGTCTCATCACGCATCTCCGCTCAGAATAAGGAACAGTTTAGCCAGGCCACCACCTTGGCCACTACTGAGGATGGGtcttctcttagaatgagagAGTTTGTCCTATGCAGTTGGTAAGTTCCCAGTGTTGTTCTTCCCTTAAATGGTTGGCAGTCCCCGGGATAAGCCCTGGGAACTGCCACCCAATTCTGTCAGATAACCTTTCTGTGTGCCTGAGAGTTGTAGATCCCTTTTGGATACGTCCAGGGGGAGAGTTAACTATTACCCATTCATCACTGGCTGCCCCACCAGTTTTTCGTCAGTCCAGTATGGCGATGAGCGAGGGTGGAAAGCAAGCATTGCTCGCGCAGCTTTTGATGGGGAATGTCGAGAGAGAATCTAGCTACCTAAACCGTGCTGCCCTGGCCTCCAAgaggacctgtggatgatggacACGAGGCAGTCCGTCGCTCACAGTATGATCCTCGATTTTGTTTGTGTGCTGTGGCTCCGGCATtactctaacggtgtttgggagCAAGTAGTGTCCTAGTGGTAGTCTGCTTCGTCGTACATCCGCTAGCAAAACGACAAAGAATGGTGCGCGTATATGTGTGTGTCTTACAGAaaacaaagttagcttacagtGTTCGCTGGTGGAGCGCGGTGAGGCTTCGTGCGCGGGCGCGTGCGAGGGTTGCGGAGACGCGGGCGCGGGTGGGGAGGGGCTGTCCAGCGAGATcaccgcgccgccgcccggcgACCGGTAGCCGCTCGATGATACCGCTTCCGCTGCAACAACACATGTTTATACTAAGTATTTCCAAAGGGACGTTAAAACCGATGATTATATCCTGAACGAGTACCCCCGCTCTAAAGCTCGACCACGTAGGTTACAGCTCGAGTTTGAGGTTGATGCAGAAAACATAATTTTGAACTGAAATTCTCTCTTTATGTTTGTAAACATTAACGACCAAGATATGGTCGGCTTTTACGTCAGTGTCATGAAGACAATAAGCAAAAAGCATTaaacgattattatttattgcccTTACAACCAAGGTTATACAATATCTGTATGACAGCGTACTGCAAACGAGCGTGTTTGGCTAAAGGCATAATACACAGGCCTCAGCGATAGCGAGTCGGTAGAATTGATTGAGTTCACGCATCGTTCGTCCAATCAACTTGAAATTTTATATAGTTGATGTTGGCACTTGCGTAAACTTACCATTACTTGAGTTGTAGTTGTCCTCAGTCTTGGTGGGTGTCTCCACAGCTGGCGGGGTGCTCTTAGGCTGAGTGACTTTCCTCTTGAGAGGCAGTTCATCCTCCGAATCTGATGTGAGATCGACCAGTGTCTCGATCGCTTTGGGCGTTCTGGCGTCACCCACTGCCGCGCGTTTCGCATTGTTCCCATCTACTGGTATCACTTCTGTTTGAGAAATAGGTCCATATAAAAtcacatattaataaataataactgttaTTGATGTTACTGGTATGATATTGAAAAACTGAAGACTATGCAAAAATTACCCAAATCGATGGAAATGATGTCAAGAGTTCAAAAGTTACCTCAAATACAACGGTTGTCACAATGAGACAACAAGGTGTTCAGAAGGCATTCATTGAATATGACAACAAATGTTCACAAGTGATTCCTGTGTCATTTAATATGACAAATGTTCACAAGTAGTCAGGTATGACAAAAAGTAAGTCCTTTTATGACTGATAAAGTATTTGTAAGTTGTTTATCAGTTGTTGAATATActttcatattcacaagtaatTAAGAATGACAACAAGCGTtcacaaataaatgaaaattacaAGTGTTCACAAATTGCAGAAAATGATACAAGACATATTCACAGCTTGTTCCGACGTCATCATTTATGACAGGAAGTGGTCATATCGTGGGATATCAGACCAGTTGCCGTCTTTCTTCCATCTTCTTCTCTCGTCGACCTTCACAACACGTACCCAGGTCATCGGATATGAGTGTGACGGGCTCGGCCGCAGGCTGCGGTTGCGGCGCGCGGGCGGGCGGCGAGTGCGCAGACCAGTTGCCGTCCGCGTGCAGCTGGATCTCGTTGCACTCGCTCGCCAGCCGCGGCGACGTCAGCACTTCTTGGAAATACCTGATAAATAGTTACTCTTTTAGCGCACgattcttcttctctctgggctggtttccgcacttaaacgtttccgtctgttgtgcgtgcgttgccccttaGCGCACGATTAATCTGGCGATCTTTTGgcgagcaaccgccgagtttcttgctggatcttcttggtaggaaggcattccgaatcatagtagattattttgacgattcaaaagcatttgtaaaagtttatttgtataaaaatctattctattccatttgaaaatactatttttttttactacctATGCCTAGTTATCATGAACTTGACCTAGCGTTAATCATCTTGATGACGACGCAGAATTTTTTGGGagtgttttgtgaaattaacTAAAAGTTTAGGGCTCACTACGCTAAGGCTCGCTCCAAATCATTCTTTTTGAGTCCAATAACGGCTGGCCGACACGGACACCACATGCGCATTTTGCCAAGGGGAAAAATGTGAGTATACCAACCCGTCCACCACTAGTGAGTCGTAGGGCGCCGGTCGGTCGCAGACGGGACACAGCCAGGTGGGTTTGCGCTCGTTCATCTGCAGGAACAGCGACGCGTCGAAGCACTGCAGGTGCGGACATGCGGCCGGCCGACACGGACATGACATGCGCATTTTTCCCAGGGGACACATTAGGGACACTCGCAATGATGTTGTGGCGATTTCACTGTCGTAGTCTTCAGataatttttctttaactgTAAACATTATAGTGTGATAAGTATTCAACCTGATAccagaataataatattatgttataatgcaacaagaaaaaaaaaattaaaaataattaataataaaataataaaagcatTTTAATACTGTATATCTTAACTGTAACAATAAGCTCTTCCTCTGGAAAATTGTTATGCCCAGATACCAAGCTAGTTTGAGTGTTGAATcttggaaattgtaaaaaacttCGTTAGCGCGATTCAGGATGTATGGCGAAAGGCGCCACAGACGACAACTAGTATGTGTGGCAGTCTTCAATGACAACCATTTCGTATGTATTACAGTCATTTGTTGTTGTAATTAATAGCTGTAGAACTCTTTGTATGAAGCTCGAGTAGCGTCATCTAGTATCTGTATGTGTTGAACATTACAACACTATTAAAATTACCCCTGCACAACAATATCAACGAATTTAGCAAACACAGTTGCAAGctaatatttaacaaaataaattatatatttttgttacattatTGTGATTTAATTAATAGTACTTACTGAGTGATCTAGTATAATCTGGATTTTTGGTTCCCTTAGACTTTAATCTGACCAACAGTTCTGCAGAAGTAAGCTTTTTGACCATAAACACACTGAGAACGTATGCTCTTGTAAAATCTGCTGCCCAGGTTACGTGTATTGTGTTTGCCACTGTTGGTGATAATTTTACTAAAGACGAGATGTTCACGGGCCGAGGAGGTCGCTTTGGCTCTGGGGTTGGTTTGTTTGTTGGTATTGGATTCtggaaaataattttttgtgTGACATAGAATATTTAGAATTGacactttcaaataaaaaattctatATATTAACTtggaaataataaaactaaacgAAATTGCAGGCATCTGCTTACTATATTAATACAAAGGATAGGCTTTTAAGAATAGTGTATATTACAACAAGATGTCATAGTACTTACTGGTAATGGGCACATCTTATTATTAACTTTAACATTAACGCTAGGTGGGAAGTAGTCTTCTTGTTCGCATGAGGTTTCTAGCAGACAAAATCGTAACTGGGCCTGTAACAAAAAAGTAACATTATTTTTGGTGCACATAGCTTTTGCGCTGGTTGGTGGCTCAATGTATTGCGCGATTATCGTGCTAATGCTTATTGGAACAAACTCTTGAAGTTTATTTTAGGTCTATAATATCTTGACTGATACAACTATGAACGTGAGATGTTGATGCTTCAACTAGCTCGTTGTGAAATACACTGACCTGTACAACGTAGTCGAGCTTATTACTAGCGCCGACGATATCCTTGCCGGACGCGATCTCGGTGGCCTGCTGCGGCGTGAGGTGGAATATGAAGGTGCCCTCCTGCATGCGCCCCGCCTGCATCGGCATCATCGTCGAAGGCTTCATCAGCTCCGCAAGCACATCGTAGAAGGGTAACCTGAGCGTAGACCATAAATTAATAAGGTACTATTTGAGACTGTGAatgaaaaaacttaaaataagaAGAGAGGGGATTTGATACAGTAGATTAGTTTAGTAACTGAATTAGAGTAGTTAGTGAGGGGCGTCTGGCCTGTTGTGACAGGCCATAACAATTGCAATTGTTAAGCAACCTTGAGCCGAGTCAGTAACTGGTGAGGTGACAGATTTTGGAGGTTTGAATTTTATCTTTTCATCATGTCATTGGTCCCAggtaacaattatttattattgtcacTAACATCTGGTAATAACTGTATAGAACCTAAGAGTTGAAACCTAGTTCTTATAGTCGAAACTTGAGTTGTATTCGGAAGGATTTGGAGAATGAGATCACATTACTATTCCAAAAAACTTATATCACTATGTAATTGATGGAAAGCGGTCACGACCCGCAGCAATTAAGAATACGACAGAGGGAGAGAGAGGGGGCGGGAGATAGAGAAAGAGGGGGAGGGAGGAGAGATAGAGAAAGAGGGGGAAGGAggaggagagagagagagagagagagagagagagcgcaGCTATACAGAAAATACAGTAGCAAAGATATAAACAAACTTTTTGAACTTGACGTCCGGGTGCACGGGGAAGGGCGGCAGCGGCGCGGTGGGCGAGGGCGACGGCATGGGCGCGAGCGTGGCGCCGCCGCCGCTGTAGCCGTGGTACATGCCGCTGCCGTACATCGGGTTCTGGCGAGCCTGCGCGGTGCACACATTTTAACTGCTCCTTATACACTTGGCGTCGTAAAAACAACTCTGGACGATAACGACGTGGATGCATTCGCACATATTATATGGAACAACAGAAACCCTAGCGCTGGCTATACACGATAAAGTCTCctgtcaagtttgcagcggacttCAGCGTCCAGTAAAGTGGATTGTGTATGGACGCATCTTCAAGTTAACGTAACCTGCGCTTGTTAAGGTGGCTATAACATACAATCATGACAAGCCCACATGAGCAATCATTTCATACAAGCGTGCACAAATTGCCTAGGCTTCTCACTGCTTAAACGACGGACATGACCGACAACTGGCAAGCGTATGATTGCGCAAACTTGTAATGTGCATTCACATGTTCAATCATGCTTGcacgaattcaaattcaaattatttttattcaattaaacttttacaagtgcttttgaatcgtgaaataatctaccactggttcggaatgctgttcctaccgaagCTTGGCATGTTTGAGCCGCATAATGAAAATTCTATCAATCTCGCTTGCGTAAAATTATCTTACAGACGCTAAAGCATGCATGCACAAAATGATTGTTGATGCAGACATTTCGTATGGACAGTTTTCTGTACTTAACTGTTACACGTCATGTAGAGATCATAGTGACAAT containing:
- the LOC123875394 gene encoding E3 SUMO-protein ligase PIAS3 isoform X2, giving the protein MVKTRSSARVGNAAQSAPAENGDARLKAYDIRQRSQKSTISRNSQALPSGGTQGNDPLAPAIPNSRNMYQHPAVSGYNPNPQDSRSQNMPVTARQNPMYGSGMYHGYSGGGATLAPMPSPSPTAPLPPFPVHPDVKFKKLPFYDVLAELMKPSTMMPMQAGRMQEGTFIFHLTPQQATEIASGKDIVGASNKLDYVVQAQLRFCLLETSCEQEDYFPPSVNVKVNNKMCPLPNPIPTNKPTPEPKRPPRPVNISSLVKLSPTVANTIHVTWAADFTRAYVLSVFMVKKLTSAELLVRLKSKGTKNPDYTRSLIKEKLSEDYDSEIATTSLRVSLMCPLGKMRMSCPCRPAACPHLQCFDASLFLQMNERKPTWLCPVCDRPAPYDSLVVDGYFQEVLTSPRLASECNEIQLHADGNWSAHSPPARAPQPQPAAEPVTLISDDLEVIPVDGNNAKRAAVGDARTPKAIETLVDLTSDSEDELPLKRKVTQPKSTPPAVETPTKTEDNYNSSNAEAVSSSGYRSPGGGAVISLDSPSPPAPASPQPSHAPAHEASPRSTSEHCTSNNTEREDEPVSSHWAPYADADRDDSYRR